The genome window CATATCGATAAAGTCGATGATATCTATTTGCGACCTGTTCGCAAAAGCATTTTCCGTAGTATGTACTAAAGGGTGTAGCAATGACAAAGTATCGCCGTTCATAGAAGAAGAGCGTCCTCTTGACTCATGGAACTGCTGTTGCTGAGCGTTGGAATATATCTGGAAGGCTTTGAGTTTCGGGATTCGGAACACCAACTTGCTTTGATTCCAGTTCAACTGTAAGATAGCTAGCTGGGATAAGGTCGAGTCCTTCATGCGAGCCTTGAGTATTTCGTTCGCAATACTATACCTGTCAATCTCTACAAAGAGTTCTGTGTCTTCTACAAGAAATGGGAGGATATTGTGTTGGAACACAACACAATCCCAGATGCTATGTAGATGGAACTCAATCCGCTTTAGGTCCTGGATGATTTGTTTGTAGCTGGACACTGTTTCAAGCTGAACAGGTTGCAGCTCCGTCACCTGAAGCTCGACATCGCTTGAATAGAGAATTAGCTTATTCAAACTGAACGGAATCTCACAGAGATTCTGCAGAGACAGTATACTCGATACCGTGAATCCGATAGTATCGATATATACAGATTTGGAGTACACTAAATCTTCCCAATCGGTGCTGATTGGTGCTTTGTAGCTCTTGAGGTTACCGAAAAAGCAATCAATGAACTTGACGTTACCCAAGATATTGGTGTTGAACTCAAGGTATAACGAGATAATGCTAGGGCATTTGATGTTCATGAATTTCGGCTCGCTGCTGAGTAACGACGGTTTAATCGTTAGCGACTCCCTTACATGGGAGCCATCCACAAGATCCCGCACCACATTTGTGTTGTAGTTGGCAATCACAAGATGGTCACAAGGCGGTAAAATAACAGTCCTCCCCGGTGGAAGCTGGTACTGGTCGATACTCGAAAGCAGTGGGCAATACTTCAAACTCTCCACTATGCCGCTATTGTCCTCTACTTGCAAGTGCTTCAATGTGCGCAATTTCGGTGCCATCATCTTCCGGCCACGTCGCAAATTCAAAGTGTATACAATCTCCACATTGTGTAGGTACGTATTTTCAAATATCGTATCCACATCAAACATATCCACTTCCTCCCTATCAAACGCTCCGCTACTATTAGCCAAGATGTGCAACTCACACAACCTCAACAGCGCGCTGCAGTGACAAAGCTCTCGGAAGTAAAACTTAGACAAAAAGTTCACGTACGTTTTGTAAATCAAACAGATATTTTTCTCCTGGCCCATACCACTCAACCCTTTGCTCAACTCCCCCAACGTCGTCGCTAATGGATCGCTGTAAAACCGATCGCTCATTACCACCACTAATATATTATCAAACCTACCCAAAAACTCACTCACATTCCCAAAATCAAATGTGTCACTAAACACACACATCGTATTTGACTCATCAGACACCAAATCGTAATTTAACGGAGCTGGAGACGCCCTGGATGCATGTTTATCTGAATCAATAATCGCTAAAATCCCTAGCTTTTTCCGAACAACCGACCGAAAATGCACTCCTATCTGGCTCCATGCCATCAAACTTTCAAAACTATCCAACCCGCTTGTGACCACACGGTCTAAAACCTCAATAGGTAAATTCATAATGCCTTAAATACCACTGATTAGCCGTTTTCCAGTCCGTTTTGACTAGCGACAGTTAACTCTTAATACTGGCGAACCCTTTAAATTTTCCTAATTCGCTATATAATATCTAGATATAAGTAAGGGCTCGAAAAAACTATGGGGgaataaaagaaataagCCCCAAAAAACCCCAACAATATAAATCCAAGTGATAGATTCGCGGGTAACAGGAATTTGAGTTGTCTATTGTTTATTCCAAAAACGATGTAAACTACCAGCAAGAGCTAATTTGATGTATCTTATTAGTCTTTTGATACACTCTGTCGCCCATTCGCATTAAGCTTTGCATTGTTACGATCTGCGGAACCTGGAAACACGGTGTTACCCGGTTTGGGCttttaataaaaaaaatgaagaagcaTCGATTTCTCTGAAAGCCATCTCTAAGATTTCAGAGTTTAGAACAAGACTGTTGGATTTGAGGATGAGGTAGAAGGCCAATTGAAGTGTCTTGGGGTCCAAAGGTTGGATATATCGTGGGGAAATTGAGATATCCAGTGATATCTGATAATGACATATACGATTGAGACATGTCAGGATGAGAAAAAGCGATTTAAGGGTACTATTGTAAGGTTTGAAAATGTGATAATGCTATTGGATCCTGGATGGAACGGTGAGGGGAGTTATGAGGAGTGTGAGGCATTTTGGGAGAGGTATATTGGGGAGgttgatattttgttgatttctCAGCCGACGATTGAGTGTCTTGGGTCCTACTCCATGATGTATAAGCAGTTTTTAACGCATTTCAGCTCAAGAATTCGAGTGTATGGAACTTTGCCTGTTTCTAATCTTGGGAGAGTGAATACGGTGGACCTGCTTACGTCTGTTGGTATATTGGGTCCATTTTCAAATGCTGTGATGGACTTGGGGGACGTGGAGCACTCGTTTGATTGTATCGAGTCTGTGAAGTATTCGCAGACGGTTGATTTGAAAAGCAAGTTTGATGGGCTTTCGCTTGAAGCACATAATTCTGGGTATGCGCCTGGAGGTACGATCTGGACTATCGTTACGTCATCTGAAAGGATCTTGTATGCCCCCCGGTGGAATCATACGAGAGATACGATTTTGAACAGTGCCGATTTGTTGGACAACAAGGGTAATCCAACGAGTTCCATGATGCACCCGACGTCTGTGATCACGAACATTGATATAGTTGGATCAACAGAACcacaaaggaaaagatcAGAACATTTTGTAGATACTGTTAAGAGAGGCTTGCAGATGAACAATTCTTTGCTGATACCAGTAGAAATCGGAGGCAAGCTTTTGGAACTGTTCGTTATTATAAACAACTTTTTGTATGAAAGTATGAAAGAGGGCAAAAAGCATGATATACCTATTTTCTTAATATCACACTCGAAGGGCCGTTCACTCACGTATGCCAAATCTATGCTAGAATGGCTTTCATCGCAAGTCATCAAAACCTGGGAGTCTCGCGACAACAGATCACCCTTTGACATTGTCTCCAGGTTGAGAATCGTACAGCCCGAAGAACTAGGTGGGTTTTCGGGACAAAAAATATGTCTTGTATCGGAAGTAGATGACATATTGTCGCAAACATTGAATAAACTCTGTACCAAGGATAAGGTTACTATTATATTGACGGAGAGGCACGCCAACATGCCTGCTTTGCATCCTCTACGCAAACTAAATGATAAATGGCAGCAGGCTTTGAAAAGCGGAAGCAGAAGTGCTTTGGACGGAAATCCAATTAGCATATCAGATACTATGTCCTTGAGAAtcatgaagaagagtatcATGCCTAAAAAGGAGGCAGATAAAGTACGGGAAACGATCAAGGCACGTAACGAGGTTCGTGAAAAGCTTATCCAAGAGTACACTGCAAAGGCGAATGATCTCAACCAGACAGCtgcaattctttttgatccTGGAGATGAAAGCAGTAGTGACGAAGAAGGTATCGAAATGATGGAATCTgttggaaaaaagaatggtGCCTCCAGTGCTAAAATCGAAATTCCAGTCGATATTGTGCGCCATGGTAGTAATGACGACGATAAGcacctcttctttccattccATCCAGCAAAAATTAAGTCAGATGATTATGGTGATGTGGTCGACGTAAAGAAATTCCTTCCACAAGAGGAACCTTATGAGACTGCACAATCACTGAAAAGATCACTCAATAATAGCAATGATTATGATGGTGACGAAGATGACGATACTTACGAGGTGCTCGACTCCCGAATCAACAAATcgaaaaagagaaaagctAATTCTGGTAACGACAGTCATAGTAGAAGAAATAACGAAAATAACGATGATATATCATATTTGGATCCCTTAAAAAGCGATATATACAAAAGAGCAGTGgtagaaacaaaagttaaTATCAGATGTTCGCTAGTCTTTATTGATTTAACCAGTATTGTCAATGCACGTTCGATATCTATCATTTGGCCTGTGATAAAACCAAGAAAGGTAGTCGTTTTGCCTTCTGTTACAAATGTCGACACACAAGTGGTTGGTAACttagaaagaagaaaagttgatGTTCTTGTCACTGCATTCAATGAACCAAAGGCAATGGATACTTCTGTCAGAGCTATTGATATATCTATCGATCCATCTCTAGATCAACTCTTGAACTGGCAAAGAATCAGTAGATCATATACTGTTGCGCATGTGGTTGGTAGGCTACTTAAGGAAAAGGATCCAAAACATCCAAACCGTGATAAAATTACTCTACAGCCTCTAAAGAACCCATTGGCTCTTCACTCAGGAAGTTCGTTAAGAATTGGTGATGTTAGATTACCGGAGCTCAAAAGACGTTTAACTGCCGAGAACCATAGGGCAGAATTTCAAGGTGAGGGTACATTGGTGATTGATGGGAAAGTTCTTGTTCGGAAAATTAACGATGCTGAAACCATAGTAGATGGCTCTCCGTCTGATGTTTTCTACAAGGTGAAGTCTGCTGTCTCAGACATGTTGGCCAACGTGTGAAGATATCCAATGTATTATtaagtaaaagtaaaaataaataaataaagtaGCATTTTGATGATTTCCTCATAGATTAGTGTTAATTACTCTAATCGTTTGCACTGCTGTCCTGACCGACCATCTCTGTTGTTATTGAGTTGGttagaaaatgaagaggaaaaaaattaaaaaaataaacctCCGCGACGGGGAATTGAACCCCGATCTCGCACGCGACAAGCGCGAATTCTAACCATTAAACTATCGCGGATTATTTGTTGGAAGCAAAATTTCTCCACCGCTTATGTAGCACAAAGTACATCATTTGATATACAATAATTTTCATGTTATCGtagtattcttttcttaaaAATGTTTAACATAATGAAGAGGAATGCCACTTTAGGATCAGAATTGTTTAAAATATAAGATGTTAGTAGAGAAGTCTTAATGAAAATGTATTAATCTCGGATAGTAAACGGTAGGAAAATACATGAGTAGTGGTGGAACCAAGAACACATCTGTAGTCATTTAGAGCTAataatagaagaagaaggaatgGGTTTTAAAAACTATAATGtagaaaggaaaaaaaagaagaaatgatttCGCCCAGGATCGAACTGGGGACGTTCTGCGTGTTAAGCAGATGCCATAACCGACTAGACCACGAAACCAACTTTCTTGTATTTGCAACATGGCAAGGGGACCAAACCAAACGCCTATGGGCACACACATAGCAATTCACATCGGTAAATTGGTCCATAGTAAGCTCcacattgaaaagttcaaatgCGTAACCAAAAACCAGAGAAaggcgatgagatgagccCAAATAATAGGGTGAACGTTTCAAACAAGACGTCTTCTGAATAGCTGTAGTGTGAAAtgatattaaatatatagacGACACTAATGGTCAGACCTTTTGGACAATTGGGAAACCACAGGAAACATGTGTTGGATTGGTACCGATATTCATTACGGAATATCAAGGCTAATATAGAGATCGAACACCTTAAGACACAAGTATACAGTACCCTTAAAAGAACTGTTAGagaaaacaagaaccaTAAATCTGCATGGTATGTCCGTGGGCTTTTACAAGATCtaaatgatattaatacatatattttaaaTGACGATCTACATCAGTTACTTAAGCTAAGAGATAAGTACTCAAATGAAGATGTGataacatcaacaacaactaaCACACCTCCTTCTGGCAATGCTTTGCTTGGTGAAGCAATAACTGGCATCAAAGTACCTAAGGATTCGTTTGTTCTtatagagagagaagagaaagacgaaaggaagaagaaaaaaaaagcgatGAGTTTATCTTCCTCTCCTACACCGTCATCGGCACGCTCAGATCGTCTCAGCAGGAGAGTATTGTATTCTTATATCCGTAAGCACTATCGACCTCCTTTCAGTCTTCCACAGGAACATATAGAGTCACTAATCAAACCACTCGCATACCATGAATATTACTGCAAAAAGTTATATCTAATAGAATTACGTCTTGCGCAAGGTCCCCCAAAGGTGTCTTTGGGGTATACTGGTGCTGGTCGAGCAAGAATCTGGTTCGTACGATCCCCACTGAATAGAAAGAAGCGACAATCGAAACGGCTAACCACACTCATAAGGCTTTCGAAATTGCAAGCCCAGAAGAACCTTGACGGTGCTAGAGAGTGCGAAAAGATGCTTTGGCACGGATACCATGAGGCACAATGGGAATACATGttagaaaagaataatcaAAGGTTCCCAAAGACTGCGGAAGAGGTCATTTCCTTAGTGAAACACGGTGGTAATTTGAGACGGCTTCCTGTCAATTTCGTAAACTGGCTTCAGCCGATCATTGAAGCGTTACAACAATTCGAACAATTCGACATCGAAGTACAGGAGAAATTCAGGAAACAGAGAGATATGTTAGTGGAAGGAGGTCAGTACCACTACTACCATAATCTTAATCAGCAGCTTTATGCCAAGAGAATGGCCAGGTTCAAAAACCTAAAAAAGGAGCTT of Kluyveromyces marxianus DMKU3-1042 DNA, complete genome, chromosome 3 contains these proteins:
- the CFT2 gene encoding cleavage polyadenylation factor subunit CFT2, whose amino-acid sequence is MTYTIETCQDEKKRFKGTIVRFENVIMLLDPGWNGEGSYEECEAFWERYIGEVDILLISQPTIECLGSYSMMYKQFLTHFSSRIRVYGTLPVSNLGRVNTVDLLTSVGILGPFSNAVMDLGDVEHSFDCIESVKYSQTVDLKSKFDGLSLEAHNSGYAPGGTIWTIVTSSERILYAPRWNHTRDTILNSADLLDNKGNPTSSMMHPTSVITNIDIVGSTEPQRKRSEHFVDTVKRGLQMNNSLLIPVEIGGKLLELFVIINNFLYESMKEGKKHDIPIFLISHSKGRSLTYAKSMLEWLSSQVIKTWESRDNRSPFDIVSRLRIVQPEELGGFSGQKICLVSEVDDILSQTLNKLCTKDKVTIILTERHANMPALHPLRKLNDKWQQALKSGSRSALDGNPISISDTMSLRIMKKSIMPKKEADKVRETIKARNEVREKLIQEYTAKANDLNQTAAILFDPGDESSSDEEGIEMMESVGKKNGASSAKIEIPVDIVRHGSNDDDKHLFFPFHPAKIKSDDYGDVVDVKKFLPQEEPYETAQSLKRSLNNSNDYDGDEDDDTYEVLDSRINKSKKRKANSGNDSHSRRNNENNDDISYLDPLKSDIYKRAVVETKVNIRCSLVFIDLTSIVNARSISIIWPVIKPRKVVVLPSVTNVDTQVVGNLERRKVDVLVTAFNEPKAMDTSVRAIDISIDPSLDQLLNWQRISRSYTVAHVVGRLLKEKDPKHPNRDKITLQPLKNPLALHSGSSLRIGDVRLPELKRRLTAENHRAEFQGEGTLVIDGKVLVRKINDAETIVDGSPSDVFYKVKSAVSDMLANV
- the RRG1 gene encoding Rrg1p, with the translated sequence MVRPFGQLGNHRKHVLDWYRYSLRNIKANIEIEHLKTQVYSTLKRTVRENKNHKSAWYVRGLLQDLNDINTYILNDDLHQLLKLRDKYSNEDVITSTTTNTPPSGNALLGEAITGIKVPKDSFVLIEREEKDERKKKKKAMSLSSSPTPSSARSDRLSRRVLYSYIRKHYRPPFSLPQEHIESLIKPLAYHEYYCKKLYLIELRLAQGPPKVSLGYTGAGRARIWFVRSPLNRKKRQSKRLTTLIRLSKLQAQKNLDGARECEKMLWHGYHEAQWEYMLEKNNQRFPKTAEEVISLVKHGGNLRRLPVNFVNWLQPIIEALQQFEQFDIEVQEKFRKQRDMLVEGGQYHYYHNLNQQLYAKRMARFKNLKKELPVTNPFTKENNLGALLVKWKFLSPHQLLK